The Molothrus ater isolate BHLD 08-10-18 breed brown headed cowbird chromosome 18, BPBGC_Mater_1.1, whole genome shotgun sequence genome window below encodes:
- the CCDC92 gene encoding coiled-coil domain-containing protein 92 translates to MATSTLENQLQSAQKNLLFLQREHTNTLKGLHAELRRLQQRCTDLTYELTVKSSDSSESGGSRSDELKSKCKDLEAQLKIKEAENAELLKELEQKNAMIMVLENTIKEREKKYLEELKMKSHKLNMLSSELEQRASTIAYLTSQLHAAKKKLMSASGTSEGTPSGSPVLSSYKPSPPKDKLPETPRRRMKKSLSTPLNPEFEEAYRIGSESRKLVLREPVDAMPDPTPFLLARETAEVHLIKERPLVIPPIPSDRAPGESHSPAREKPHKAHVGVAHRIHHAAPAQPPQEVETLAVDQVHGSKVVRKHSGTDRTV, encoded by the exons ATGGCCACCTCCACCCTGGAGAACCAGCTGCAGAGTGCCCAGAAGaacctgctgttcctgcagcgGGAGCACACCAACACCCTGAAGGGGCTGCACGCGGAGCTGCGCCGCCTGCAGCAGCGCTGCACAG atttaACCTATGAGCTGACTGTAAAGAGTTCAGATTCATCAG AAAGTGGTGGTTCAAGAAGCGATGAACTCAAAAGTAAGTGCAAAGATCTTGAAGCTCAACTGAAAATCAAAGAAGCTGAAAACGCTGAATTGTTGAAAGAACTTGAACAAAAGAATGCGATGATAATGGTGCTGGAAAACActattaaagaaagagaaaagaagtatttggaagagttaaaaatgaaaagccaTAAGCTCAATATGTTGTCCAGTGAACTGGAGCAGAGAGCGAGCACGATTGCCTATCTGACCTCTCAGCTGCACGCGGCCAAGAAGAAGCTGATGAGTGCCAGCGGGACTTCGGAGGGGACCCCCTCTGGCAGCCCCGTGCTGTCCAGCTACAAACCATCCCCTCCCAAGGACAAACTGCCCGAGACGCCGCGGCGCAGGATGAAGAAGAGCCTGTCCACGCCGCTGAACCCCGAGTTCGAAGAGGCCTACAGAATAGGCTCGGAGAGCCGCAAGCTGGTGCTGCGAGAGCCCGTGGATGCCATGCCCGATCCCACGCCCTTCCTGCTGGCCAGGGAGACGGCAGAGGTGCATCTGATCAAGGAGAGGCCGTTGGTGATCCCACCGATCCCTTCGGATCGCGCGCCCGGCGAGTCGCACAGCCCCGCCCGCGAGAAGCCGCACAAGGCGCACGTCGGGGTCGCTCATCGCATCCACCACGCCGCGCCCGCACAGCCCCCGCAGGAGGTGGAGACCCTGGCGGTGGATCAGGTCCATGGAAGCAAAGTGGTCAGAAAGCACTCGGGGACAGACAGAACTGTCTGA